A portion of the Gemmatimonadota bacterium genome contains these proteins:
- a CDS encoding sulfatase-like hydrolase/transferase — MTATVRWRTALPNPPGPPGPDRPDRPDRPNIILIMTDQQRIDTIRGWDQPHMITPAHDRLVAEGVSFRQAYCPGATCVASRAAIFTGMYPHNTGVYSFQPWGRHRNWVQDLAENGYWCASIGKMHFMPRDIPGGFHERVVVENPTGMSLAGGGADDDWGRYMTFHGVERPNDRHLTDPHWWTKLQGVPWHEEERFHSDVFIGNSALNWIRSHRGDKPFFLEIGFTGPHEPWDPLPRHLSLYDDVEIPMPVTRENELAEKPPQQEALKKMFSTAGHESGINMYLANDERIDRMRRHYYAKVTTVDEKMGEILDALEERGYLENTLVIFCSDHGENLGDHALAYKWLMYDTITHIPLIIRYPDRRRRGDHVSNLVSLMDLGPTILEAAGVPVPTYLEGRSLLPYADPDASVTPRDYVFCEDNYQIMMRGPAHKMVYYIGQEEGELYDLEADPGELWNRWDDDAYAGIKAKMKEDLLEWLAASNYWQAGYKRDRSAHYNVRWPTGDNVNLQGPAAEDAEKPGL; from the coding sequence ATGACGGCGACGGTGAGATGGAGGACCGCGTTGCCTAACCCGCCTGGCCCGCCTGGCCCGGACCGTCCGGACCGCCCGGACCGCCCCAACATCATCCTCATCATGACGGACCAGCAGCGCATCGACACGATCCGCGGCTGGGACCAACCCCACATGATCACCCCGGCCCACGACCGGCTGGTCGCCGAAGGGGTTTCCTTCCGGCAGGCCTATTGTCCGGGCGCCACCTGCGTGGCCTCGCGGGCTGCCATCTTCACCGGCATGTACCCCCACAACACGGGCGTCTACAGTTTCCAGCCCTGGGGACGCCACCGCAACTGGGTGCAGGACCTGGCGGAAAACGGCTACTGGTGTGCCAGCATCGGCAAGATGCACTTCATGCCCCGGGACATCCCCGGCGGCTTCCACGAGCGGGTCGTCGTCGAGAACCCGACCGGCATGAGTCTGGCCGGCGGCGGCGCGGACGACGACTGGGGCCGGTACATGACCTTCCACGGCGTGGAGCGGCCCAACGACCGCCACCTGACGGACCCCCACTGGTGGACCAAACTGCAGGGCGTGCCGTGGCACGAGGAGGAGCGCTTCCACAGCGACGTCTTCATCGGCAACTCGGCGCTCAACTGGATCCGCAGCCACCGCGGCGACAAGCCCTTCTTCCTCGAAATCGGATTCACAGGTCCCCACGAACCCTGGGATCCCCTCCCCCGTCACCTGAGCCTGTACGACGATGTCGAGATACCCATGCCGGTAACCCGGGAGAACGAACTGGCGGAAAAACCGCCCCAGCAGGAAGCGCTGAAGAAGATGTTCTCCACGGCCGGCCACGAATCCGGCATCAACATGTACCTGGCCAACGACGAACGCATCGACCGCATGCGCCGTCACTACTACGCCAAGGTGACCACGGTGGACGAGAAGATGGGAGAGATCCTGGACGCCCTGGAGGAACGGGGCTACCTGGAAAACACCCTGGTCATCTTCTGCTCGGACCACGGCGAGAACCTGGGCGACCACGCCCTGGCCTACAAGTGGCTGATGTACGACACCATCACCCACATCCCGCTCATCATCCGATACCCGGACCGCCGGCGCCGGGGCGACCACGTAAGCAACCTGGTTTCTCTCATGGACCTCGGTCCCACCATCCTCGAGGCGGCCGGCGTACCGGTCCCCACCTACCTGGAAGGGCGGTCCTTGCTGCCCTATGCCGACCCGGACGCATCCGTCACGCCGCGTGACTACGTCTTCTGCGAGGACAACTACCAGATCATGATGCGCGGCCCGGCCCACAAGATGGTTTATTACATCGGCCAGGAGGAGGGCGAGCTATACGACCTGGAGGCCGATCCCGGAGAGTTGTGGAACCGGTGGGACGACGATGCGTATGCCGGGATCAAGGCGAAGATGAAGGAAGACCTGCTGGAATGGCTGGCGGCCAGCAACTACTGGCAAGCCGGCTACAAGCGGGACCGCTCCGCGCACTATAACGTGCGCTGGCCCACCGGGGACAACGTCAACCTGCAGGGGCCGGCCGCGGAAGACGCGGAGAAGCCGGGGTTGTAG
- a CDS encoding 6-bladed beta-propeller, giving the protein MYPVLTTLAATAVFPVLLTGCAEERTLVFDDVFREESRIVLDSSDEFLIGPLPRIGTVTPDGDIIILDVTPRVGIYDRTGTGKGRIGGPGDGPGEYRYPVSMTSFNDGLYLYDRTLSRISRYDRTFRFVSSMPVSEHLDEISYSDNGRLFGYWSTHPTELVCELDDEGQLSRRFVLQSENYNEASRSSGGGLVISEGFLYTISPYEYTLSQYTLDGVLVDSVQGRSAHYVPPPDQFDVRILNDIPRLNEYHDQWSHILQILRIGDRGLAVVFAVPGYSRAFLALYDLDLNPIAEDIQLPDYTRAPGTLFSRGDRLYMLVEPSDDQANPSVAVYTLRRSLDDL; this is encoded by the coding sequence ATGTATCCTGTGCTGACCACGCTTGCCGCTACGGCCGTGTTTCCGGTGTTGTTGACTGGTTGTGCCGAGGAAAGAACGCTCGTTTTCGACGATGTTTTCCGGGAAGAATCCCGAATTGTGTTGGATTCGAGCGACGAGTTTCTTATCGGACCTCTGCCCCGAATAGGAACGGTAACGCCGGACGGCGATATCATCATACTGGATGTCACCCCGCGTGTAGGGATCTACGACCGGACCGGGACCGGCAAGGGAAGGATCGGCGGGCCGGGCGACGGTCCGGGCGAGTACCGTTATCCGGTCTCGATGACCTCTTTCAATGATGGGTTGTACCTGTATGACCGAACGCTGTCCCGAATATCGCGTTATGACAGGACATTCCGTTTCGTCAGCTCCATGCCGGTATCGGAGCACCTGGATGAAATCAGTTACTCAGACAATGGCCGGCTATTCGGTTACTGGTCCACCCATCCCACGGAACTGGTATGCGAACTGGACGATGAGGGCCAGCTTTCTCGAAGGTTCGTGCTTCAATCTGAAAACTACAATGAAGCGTCCAGATCATCGGGCGGAGGATTGGTCATATCGGAGGGATTCCTCTACACCATATCGCCTTACGAGTACACCCTTTCGCAGTATACGCTGGATGGCGTCCTTGTCGACTCAGTCCAGGGCCGGTCGGCGCACTATGTCCCACCGCCTGATCAATTCGACGTACGTATCTTGAACGACATTCCCCGTCTTAACGAGTACCATGACCAATGGAGCCATATCCTTCAGATCCTGCGGATCGGCGACCGTGGCCTTGCGGTGGTGTTTGCTGTACCCGGCTATTCGCGCGCGTTCCTTGCCCTCTACGATTTGGATCTCAACCCGATTGCGGAAGATATCCAGTTGCCGGATTACACGAGGGCGCCCGGTACGCTGTTCTCTCGCGGCGACCGGCTCTACATGCTGGTGGAACCGTCGG